A window of Infirmifilum lucidum contains these coding sequences:
- a CDS encoding rhomboid family intramembrane serine protease gives MGIAYPHYEELERHRPVATIALVATNVAVYLATSAGNGFVAVEDRWVQSLAFVPALILKPSQLYRVFTSMFLHANLAHIFFNMLYLYSFGRQVEAALGSKRYLWLYFMSGLFATVFHTAFLPIEGASSAFVPALGASGAISGILGAYLLLFPGTRLTMCFFYFFIPLCFTTRAAAYIIFWFATQILQGYLGASLGVAVFAHAGGFIGGIALLPLSVSYERLGLLRVYASMRRFFFDVLFVKPGLSTIAKAVLVLLIGLTALGALYSAYAGATAGGVNKILDFSVDTCSPSTGCTGVYANESVIVQLNGGSLDNSPISTDSVRVVFNRLKAAGLVYSSANKGKSVDVVLSTTGRVQGIPVRINISGNLRFDDYGLLDSGLGVLTTDVLQCDPVTGACRRGAPMTYKFSVSTSAVIKGFEGIPISGLAVLSLLACIASILVVWQAERFEVVF, from the coding sequence AGGTGGGTTCAGTCCCTGGCTTTCGTCCCCGCTTTGATACTGAAGCCCAGCCAGCTGTACAGGGTGTTCACGAGCATGTTCCTGCACGCCAACCTAGCCCACATATTCTTCAACATGCTCTATCTCTACTCGTTCGGGCGGCAGGTCGAGGCGGCTCTAGGCTCCAAGCGTTACCTGTGGCTGTACTTTATGAGCGGCCTATTCGCGACAGTGTTCCACACGGCCTTCCTGCCAATAGAGGGCGCGTCCTCCGCCTTTGTCCCGGCTCTGGGCGCTAGCGGGGCTATAAGCGGCATCCTGGGGGCATACCTCCTGCTCTTCCCCGGGACTAGGCTCACAATGTGCTTCTTCTACTTCTTCATACCGCTCTGCTTCACGACGCGCGCCGCGGCCTACATAATCTTCTGGTTCGCGACACAGATACTGCAGGGCTACCTTGGCGCGAGCCTCGGCGTCGCGGTTTTCGCCCACGCCGGCGGCTTCATAGGGGGTATAGCGCTCCTACCTCTATCCGTGAGCTACGAGAGGCTGGGCCTGCTCAGGGTCTACGCCTCCATGAGGCGCTTCTTCTTTGACGTGTTATTCGTTAAGCCGGGGCTCAGCACTATCGCCAAAGCAGTGCTGGTTCTCCTAATAGGCCTCACGGCTCTAGGCGCCCTGTACTCCGCGTACGCTGGGGCCACAGCGGGCGGTGTGAACAAGATCCTAGACTTTAGCGTGGACACGTGTAGCCCGTCCACTGGTTGCACCGGCGTTTATGCTAACGAGAGCGTGATAGTGCAGCTGAACGGCGGGAGCCTCGATAACAGCCCTATCTCGACAGACAGCGTGCGCGTAGTGTTCAACAGGCTGAAAGCGGCAGGACTCGTATACAGCAGTGCCAACAAGGGCAAGAGTGTAGATGTGGTGCTCTCCACTACTGGTAGGGTTCAGGGCATACCCGTCAGGATAAACATTAGCGGCAACCTACGTTTCGACGACTACGGCCTACTGGACTCTGGCTTAGGCGTGCTTACAACAGACGTCCTGCAGTGCGACCCAGTGACTGGCGCCTGTAGGAGAGGCGCTCCCATGACGTACAAGTTCTCCGTCTCGACCTCAGCGGTAATTAAGGGGTTTGAGGGCATCCCAATCTCGGGACTTGCCGTACTCTCGTTACTCGCGTGTATAGCATCCATACTTGTCGTCTGGCAGGCCGAGAGATTCGAGGTAGTTTTTTGA